The following nucleotide sequence is from Pseudomonas sp. S09G 359.
GTTGGCCTGCGCCCCGTGCGCCAGGTACGCCGTGAGCCTATGGGCAAGCTGGTACCGATGCCGATGGCCAAGGTCAATCGCAAGCAAAGCGAACCGTAAAACCTCTTTTGAATTCAGACCGAGCAACCGATGACCGATAGCGTAGAACTCTTCACCGATGGCGCCTGCAAAGGCAACCCAGGCCCTGGCGGCTGGGGCGCATTGCTGGTGTGCAAGGGCGTGGAGAAGGAGTTGTGGGGTGGCGAAGCCAATACCACCAACAACCGTATGGAGCTGATGGGCGCCATTCGCGGCCTGGAAGAACTCAAGCGGCGTTGCAATGTGCTGTTGGTGACCGACTCGCAATACGTGATGAAGGGCATCAACGAGTGGATGGTCAACTGGAAGAAGCGCGGCTGGAAGACCGCTGCCAAGGAACCGGTTAAAAATGCCGACCTGTGGCAATTGCTCGACGAGCAATGCAATCGCCATGACATCACCTGGAAGTGGGTACGCGGGCACATCGGCCATCCGGGTAACGAACGCGCCGACCAGCTTGCCAACCGTGGCGTGGACGAAGTGCGCGGCTACAAGCAGAGCTGATGCCCGTCACGTGTTAAGATCACGCCCTTTGTATACCACCGTTGAGAGCTGAACCCTGATGGCCATCCGATCTGTTGTACTCGATACCGAAACCACCGGCATGCCGGTGACCGACGGCCACCGGATCATTGAAATCGGCTGTGTTGAGCTGATGGGTCGGCGCCTTACCGGGCGGCACTTCCACGTCTACCTGCAGCCGGACCGTGACAGTGACGAAGGTGCCATCGGCGTCCACGGTATCACCGACGAGTTCCTCAAGGGCAAGCCGCGCTTCGCCGAGGTCGCCGATGAATTTTTTGAATTCATCAACGGCGCCCAGTTGATCATCCATAACGCGGCGTTCGACGTTGGTTTCATCAACAACGAATTTGCCCTGATGGGGCAAACGGAACGCGCGGATATTTCCCAGCACTGCTCGATTCTCGACACCTTGATGATGGCCAGGGAGCGTCACCCCGGCCAGCGCAACAGCCTCGATGCGTTGTGCAAACGGTATGGCGTCGACAACTCCGGCCGTGAACTGCACGGCGCCTTGCTCGACTCCGAGATTCTCGCCGACGTCTACCTGACCATGACCGGTGGGCAGACCAGCCTGTCGCTGGCGGGTAATGCCTCCGACGGCAGCGGCTCGGCAGAGGGTTCGGGCAACCGTCCCTCGGAAATCCGTCGCCTGCCGGCAGACCGCACGCCCACCACGATCATCCGCGCCAGTGAGCAGGACCTGGCCGAGCACGCAGCGCGGTTGGAAGCGATTGCGAAGTCGGCGGGCGCACCGGCGTTGTGGTCCCAGCTGACCCAGCAATAACCCCTGACTGAATACGGTCAAAAATGTGGGAGCGGGCTTGCTCGCGAATGCGGTATACCAGTCACTGGATGAGTCGACTGAACTACCGCATTCGCGAGCAAGCCCGCTCCCACAGTTGATCTCCATCGTCGGCAAAATCTTCATTCGCCACATCCCGTCCCAGCTTCTACCCTTGAGTGCATAGCCCTCAGGACTACAAGCACTCATGTACAAAGACCTGAAGTTCCCCGTTCTGATCGTGCACCGTGACATCAAGGCCGACACCGTTGCCGGTGACCGGGTCCGAGGCATCGCCAAAGAGCTGGAACAGGAGGGCTTCAGTATCTTTTCCGCGGTGGACTACGCCGAAGGCCGGCTGGTGGCCTCCACCCATCATGGCCTCGCGTGCATGCTGATTGCCGCCGAAGGCGCCGGCGAAAACACCCACTTGCTGCAAAACATGGTCGAACTGATCCGCCTGGCGCGGCTGCGGGCGCCAAACCTGCCGATCTTCGCTTTGGGCGAACAAGTGACCCTGGAAAACGCGCCAGCCGATGCCATGAGCGAACTCAACCAACTGCGCGGCATCCTGTACCTGTTCGAAGACACGGTGCCGTTTTTGGCCCGGCAAGTGGCCCGTGCGGCGCGCAGCTACCTGGATGGCCTGTTGCCGCCTTTTTTCAAAGCCCTGGTGCAACACACCGCCGACTCCAACTATTCCTGGCATACCCCCGGCCATGGTGGTGGCGTGGCCTACCGCAAAAGTCCGGTAGGGCAGGCGTTTCATCAGTTCTTCGGGGAAAATACGCTGCGCTCGGATTTGTCCGTATCGGTGCCCGAACTGGGTTCATTGCTCGATCACACCGGGCCCCTGGCCGAAGCCGAGGCCCGCGCCGCGCGCAATTTCGGCGCCGACCATACCTTCTTCGTGATCAACGGCACATCCACCGCCAACAAGATTGTGTGGCACTCCATGGTGGGGCGCGATGACCTGGTGCTGGTCGACCGCAATTGCCACAAGTCGGTGTTGCACTCGATCATCATGACCGGCGCGATCCCGCTGTACCTGTGCCCGGAGCGCAACGAACTGGGGATCATCGGCCCTATACCGCTGAGCGAGTTCAGCCCCGAGTCGATCCGCGCCAAGATCGATGCCAGCCCGCTGGCCCGTGGCCGTCCGCCCAAGGTCAAGCTGGCGGTGGTCACCAACTCCACTTACGACGGCTTGTGTTACAACGCCGAGCTGATCAAGCAGCAATTGGGCAATAGTGTCGAGGTGTTGCACTTTGACGAGGCCTGGTATGCCTATGCGGCGTTTCATGAGTTCTTTGCCGGGCGCTACGGCATGGGCACCTCGCGCACCCCGGACAGCCCGTTGGTGTTCACCACCCATTCCACCCACAAGCTGCTGGCGGCGTTCAGCCAGGCCTCGATGATTCACGTGCAGGACGGCGGCGCGCGCCAGTTGGACCGCGACCGTTTCAACGAAGCGTTCATGATGCATATCTCCACCTCGCCGCAGTACAGCATCATTGCGTCATTGGACGTGGCCTCGGCGATGATGGAAGGCCCGGCGGGGCGCTCGCTGTTGCAGGAAATGTTCGACGAGGCCCTGAGTTTTCGCCGCGCCCTGGCCAACCTGCGCCAGCACATTGCTGCCGAAGACTGGTGGTTTTCCATCTGGCAGCCGCCGTCGGTGGCCGGTATCGACCGGGTGGCGACGGCGGATTGGCTGCTGCAACCCGAGGATGACTGGCACGGCTTTGGCGACGTCGCCGAGGATTACGTGCTGCTGGATCCCATCAAAGTGACCTTGGTGATGCCCGGCTTGAACGCCGGGGGCGCCTTGAGCGATTGCGGAATCCCTGCGGCAGTGGTCAGCAAATTCCTTTGGGAGCGTGGGCTGGTGGTGGAAAAGACCGGGCTGTATTCCTTCCTCGTGCTGTTTTCCATGGGCATCACCAAAGGCAAATGGAGTACCTTGCTCACCGAGTTGCTGGAGTTCAAACGCAATTACGACGCCAATGTCAGCCTGGCCAGTTGTTTGCCATCGGTGTTTGCCCAAGGCCCACTGCGTTATCAGGGCCTGGGTTTGCGCGACCTGTGCGATCAGTTGCATAGCTGTTACCGTAGCAACGCGACCGCCAAGCACCTCAAGCGGATGTACACGGTGTTGCCGGAAATCGCGATGAAACCGGCAGATGCCTACGACCAACTGGTCAAGGGCGAAGTGGAGGCCGTGTCCATCGATGCCTTGCCGGGGCGTATCGCCGCGGTGATGCTGGTGCCTTACCCGCCCGGCATTCCGCTGATCATGCCGGGTGAGCGTTTCACCGAGTCGACGCGATCGATTATTGACTACCTGGCCTTTGCCCGGACGTTCGATAGCAGTTTTCCCGGTTTTGTCGCCGATGTGCATGGGTTGCAACACGAAGATGACGGCAGTGGTCGTTGTTACACCGTCGACTGC
It contains:
- the rnhA gene encoding ribonuclease HI; translated protein: MTDSVELFTDGACKGNPGPGGWGALLVCKGVEKELWGGEANTTNNRMELMGAIRGLEELKRRCNVLLVTDSQYVMKGINEWMVNWKKRGWKTAAKEPVKNADLWQLLDEQCNRHDITWKWVRGHIGHPGNERADQLANRGVDEVRGYKQS
- the dnaQ gene encoding DNA polymerase III subunit epsilon produces the protein MRSVVLDTETTGMPVTDGHRIIEIGCVELMGRRLTGRHFHVYLQPDRDSDEGAIGVHGITDEFLKGKPRFAEVADEFFEFINGAQLIIHNAAFDVGFINNEFALMGQTERADISQHCSILDTLMMARERHPGQRNSLDALCKRYGVDNSGRELHGALLDSEILADVYLTMTGGQTSLSLAGNASDGSGSAEGSGNRPSEIRRLPADRTPTTIIRASEQDLAEHAARLEAIAKSAGAPALWSQLTQQ
- a CDS encoding Orn/Lys/Arg decarboxylase N-terminal domain-containing protein; the encoded protein is MYKDLKFPVLIVHRDIKADTVAGDRVRGIAKELEQEGFSIFSAVDYAEGRLVASTHHGLACMLIAAEGAGENTHLLQNMVELIRLARLRAPNLPIFALGEQVTLENAPADAMSELNQLRGILYLFEDTVPFLARQVARAARSYLDGLLPPFFKALVQHTADSNYSWHTPGHGGGVAYRKSPVGQAFHQFFGENTLRSDLSVSVPELGSLLDHTGPLAEAEARAARNFGADHTFFVINGTSTANKIVWHSMVGRDDLVLVDRNCHKSVLHSIIMTGAIPLYLCPERNELGIIGPIPLSEFSPESIRAKIDASPLARGRPPKVKLAVVTNSTYDGLCYNAELIKQQLGNSVEVLHFDEAWYAYAAFHEFFAGRYGMGTSRTPDSPLVFTTHSTHKLLAAFSQASMIHVQDGGARQLDRDRFNEAFMMHISTSPQYSIIASLDVASAMMEGPAGRSLLQEMFDEALSFRRALANLRQHIAAEDWWFSIWQPPSVAGIDRVATADWLLQPEDDWHGFGDVAEDYVLLDPIKVTLVMPGLNAGGALSDCGIPAAVVSKFLWERGLVVEKTGLYSFLVLFSMGITKGKWSTLLTELLEFKRNYDANVSLASCLPSVFAQGPLRYQGLGLRDLCDQLHSCYRSNATAKHLKRMYTVLPEIAMKPADAYDQLVKGEVEAVSIDALPGRIAAVMLVPYPPGIPLIMPGERFTESTRSIIDYLAFARTFDSSFPGFVADVHGLQHEDDGSGRCYTVDCIKG